One Rhododendron vialii isolate Sample 1 chromosome 2a, ASM3025357v1 genomic region harbors:
- the LOC131316452 gene encoding probable boron transporter 6 isoform X3, protein MDSLRSPFKGVIKDIKGRLPCYKQDWKEACCGFRILAPTAYIFFASALPVIAFGEQLSRETDGSLSTIETLASTAICGIIHSILGGQPLLILGVAEPTVIMYTYLYTFSKGRPELGRELFLAWAGWVCIWTAVLLFLLAIFNACTIISRFTRLAGELFGMLIAVLFIQEAIKGVVSEFSIPKSENPHEEKFQFQWLYTNGLLAIVFSFGVLLTALKSRRARSWRYATGWLRSFIADYGVPLMVLLWTALSYSVPGKVPSGVPRRLFCPLPWEAGSLYHWTVVKDMGKVPVAYIFIAILPAVMIAGLYFFDHSVAAQMAQQKEYNLKNPSSYHYDLFLLGFMTLLCGLLGLPPSNGVLPQSPMHTRSLAVLKRQLIRKKMVKSAKECIKMQASNSEIYGKMQAVFIEMDTSLAQQNDSVHKELENLKEAVMNSKDGGEAKGKFDPEKHIDAHLPVRVNEQRVSNLLQSLLVGGAMLAIPVIKMIPTSVLWGYFAYMAIDSLPGNQFWERLLLLFITPRRRFKVLEEVHASFVESVPFRYIATFTLLQLVYFLICFGVTWIPIAGILFPLPFFLLISIREHLLPKFFPPQYLQELDAAEYEEVAGLPVHVRSLSFREREQSSDGENPDMGLSSQEILDEITTHRGELKLRSVYPEDHGQI, encoded by the exons ATGGATAGTTTGAGAAGTCCATTCAAAGGGGTCATCAAAGACATCAAAGGAAGGTTACCATGCTACAAGCAAGACTGGAAAGAGGCTTGTTGTGGCTTTAG GATATTGGCTCCAACTGCATATATCTTTTTTGCTTCTGCTCTTCCTGTTATTGCATTCGGCGAGCAGTTGAGCCGGGAAACAG ACGGAAGCTTGAGCACGATTGAAACTCTTGCTTCTACTGCTATTTGTGGAATCATCCACTCAATACTTGGTGGACAGCCTCTCTTGATTTTAGGAGTTGCAGAACCCACAGTTATTATGTACACTTATCTGTACACATTCAGTAAAGGAAGGCCAGAGTTGGGGCGGGAGCTCTTTCTTGCTTGGGCGGGATG GGTTTGCATCTGGACCGCTGTGCTGCTGTTTCTTCTTGCAATATTCAATGCTTGCACAATCATCTCTAGATTTACAAGGCTTGCGGGGGAACTTTTTGGCATGCTAATTGCTGTTCTTTTCATACAAGAAGCCATTAAG GGGGTTGTGAGCGAGTTTAGTATCCCAAAATCTGAAAATCCGCATGAAGAGAAGTTTCAATTCCAGTGGCTTTATACAAATGGGCTGCTGGCCATTGTTTTctcttttggtgtgcttttaaCTGCTCTGAAGAGCAGACGAGCTAGGTCTTGGCGTTATGCCACAG GGTGGTTGCGAAGTTTCATTGCAGACTATGGCGTTCCCCTTATGGTATTGTTATGGACAGCACTATCTTACAGTGTCCCTGGCAAAGTTCCTTCTGGAGTTCCCAGGAGGCTCTTTTGTCCTCTTCCTTGGGAAGCCGGATCATTGTACCATTGGACGGTGGTCAAG GATATGGGGAAGGTCCCAGTGGCATATATCTTCATTGCCATTCTACCAGCTGTGATGATTGCAGGTTTATACTTCTTTGACCACAGTGTAGCTGCACAGATGGCACAGCAGAAGGAATACAATCTCAAAAACCCCTCCTCTTACCATTATGACTTGTTTTTGCTCGGATTCATG ACTTTACTTTGTGGCTTGCTTGGACTCCCTCCTTCCAACGGAGTCCTCCCTCAATCACCTATGCACACTAGGAGTCTTGCAGTTCTCAAGAGGCAG TTGATTAGAAAGAAGATGGTGAAGAGTGCCAAGGAATGCATTAAAATGCAAGCAAGCAACTCAGAAATCTATGGAAAGATGCAAGCTGTGTTCATTGAGATGGACACTTCTCTAGCT CAGCAAAATGATTCCGTACATAAGGAACTGGAGAACTTGAAAGAGGCAGTAATGAACAGCAAAGATGGAGGAGAAGCTAAGGGAAAATTTGATCCTGAGAAGCACATTGATGCTCACTTGCCTGTCCGAGTTAATGAGCAAAGAGTGAGCAATTTATTGCAATCTCTCCTCGTGGGCGGTGCAATGTTGGCCATACCTGTGATCAAGATGATACCCACCTCAGTTCTTTGGGGATACTTTGCTTACATGGCCATCGATAGCCTCCCTGGTAATCAGTTCTGGGAGAGGTTGTTGCTGCTTTTCATTACTCCTCGTCGTCGTTTTAA AGTCCTGGAAGAGGTCCATGCTTCATTTGTGGAATCGGTTCCATTCAGATACATCGCCACATTTACACTTCTCCAGCTTGTGTATTTCCTGATTTGCTTCGGGGTCACATGGATACCAATAGCTGGAATCTTGTTCCCATTACCTTTCTTCCTTCTAATAAGCATAAGAGAACATCTTCTTCCAAAATTCTTCCCACCTCAATATCTTCAGGAATTAGATGCAGCTGAGTACGAAGAAGTCGCTGGGCTTCCAGTCCATGTAAGGAGTCTGTCATTCAGG GAGAGAGAACAATCTAGCGATGGGGAAAATCCAGACATGGGTTTATCTTCTCAAGAGATATTGGATGAGATAACAACCCACAGAGGCGAGTTGAAGCTGCGATCG GTCTACCCAGAAGATCATGGCCAGATATGA
- the LOC131316452 gene encoding probable boron transporter 6 isoform X1 yields the protein MDSLRSPFKGVIKDIKGRLPCYKQDWKEACCGFRILAPTAYIFFASALPVIAFGEQLSRETDGSLSTIETLASTAICGIIHSILGGQPLLILGVAEPTVIMYTYLYTFSKGRPELGRELFLAWAGWVCIWTAVLLFLLAIFNACTIISRFTRLAGELFGMLIAVLFIQEAIKGVVSEFSIPKSENPHEEKFQFQWLYTNGLLAIVFSFGVLLTALKSRRARSWRYATGWLRSFIADYGVPLMVLLWTALSYSVPGKVPSGVPRRLFCPLPWEAGSLYHWTVVKDMGKVPVAYIFIAILPAVMIAGLYFFDHSVAAQMAQQKEYNLKNPSSYHYDLFLLGFMTLLCGLLGLPPSNGVLPQSPMHTRSLAVLKRQLIRKKMVKSAKECIKMQASNSEIYGKMQAVFIEMDTSLAQQNDSVHKELENLKEAVMNSKDGGEAKGKFDPEKHIDAHLPVRVNEQRVSNLLQSLLVGGAMLAIPVIKMIPTSVLWGYFAYMAIDSLPGNQFWERLLLLFITPRRRFKVLEEVHASFVESVPFRYIATFTLLQLVYFLICFGVTWIPIAGILFPLPFFLLISIREHLLPKFFPPQYLQELDAAEYEEVAGLPVHVRSLSFREREQSSDGENPDMGLSSQEILDEITTHRGELKLRSVSFPEQQFPVYPEDHGQI from the exons ATGGATAGTTTGAGAAGTCCATTCAAAGGGGTCATCAAAGACATCAAAGGAAGGTTACCATGCTACAAGCAAGACTGGAAAGAGGCTTGTTGTGGCTTTAG GATATTGGCTCCAACTGCATATATCTTTTTTGCTTCTGCTCTTCCTGTTATTGCATTCGGCGAGCAGTTGAGCCGGGAAACAG ACGGAAGCTTGAGCACGATTGAAACTCTTGCTTCTACTGCTATTTGTGGAATCATCCACTCAATACTTGGTGGACAGCCTCTCTTGATTTTAGGAGTTGCAGAACCCACAGTTATTATGTACACTTATCTGTACACATTCAGTAAAGGAAGGCCAGAGTTGGGGCGGGAGCTCTTTCTTGCTTGGGCGGGATG GGTTTGCATCTGGACCGCTGTGCTGCTGTTTCTTCTTGCAATATTCAATGCTTGCACAATCATCTCTAGATTTACAAGGCTTGCGGGGGAACTTTTTGGCATGCTAATTGCTGTTCTTTTCATACAAGAAGCCATTAAG GGGGTTGTGAGCGAGTTTAGTATCCCAAAATCTGAAAATCCGCATGAAGAGAAGTTTCAATTCCAGTGGCTTTATACAAATGGGCTGCTGGCCATTGTTTTctcttttggtgtgcttttaaCTGCTCTGAAGAGCAGACGAGCTAGGTCTTGGCGTTATGCCACAG GGTGGTTGCGAAGTTTCATTGCAGACTATGGCGTTCCCCTTATGGTATTGTTATGGACAGCACTATCTTACAGTGTCCCTGGCAAAGTTCCTTCTGGAGTTCCCAGGAGGCTCTTTTGTCCTCTTCCTTGGGAAGCCGGATCATTGTACCATTGGACGGTGGTCAAG GATATGGGGAAGGTCCCAGTGGCATATATCTTCATTGCCATTCTACCAGCTGTGATGATTGCAGGTTTATACTTCTTTGACCACAGTGTAGCTGCACAGATGGCACAGCAGAAGGAATACAATCTCAAAAACCCCTCCTCTTACCATTATGACTTGTTTTTGCTCGGATTCATG ACTTTACTTTGTGGCTTGCTTGGACTCCCTCCTTCCAACGGAGTCCTCCCTCAATCACCTATGCACACTAGGAGTCTTGCAGTTCTCAAGAGGCAG TTGATTAGAAAGAAGATGGTGAAGAGTGCCAAGGAATGCATTAAAATGCAAGCAAGCAACTCAGAAATCTATGGAAAGATGCAAGCTGTGTTCATTGAGATGGACACTTCTCTAGCT CAGCAAAATGATTCCGTACATAAGGAACTGGAGAACTTGAAAGAGGCAGTAATGAACAGCAAAGATGGAGGAGAAGCTAAGGGAAAATTTGATCCTGAGAAGCACATTGATGCTCACTTGCCTGTCCGAGTTAATGAGCAAAGAGTGAGCAATTTATTGCAATCTCTCCTCGTGGGCGGTGCAATGTTGGCCATACCTGTGATCAAGATGATACCCACCTCAGTTCTTTGGGGATACTTTGCTTACATGGCCATCGATAGCCTCCCTGGTAATCAGTTCTGGGAGAGGTTGTTGCTGCTTTTCATTACTCCTCGTCGTCGTTTTAA AGTCCTGGAAGAGGTCCATGCTTCATTTGTGGAATCGGTTCCATTCAGATACATCGCCACATTTACACTTCTCCAGCTTGTGTATTTCCTGATTTGCTTCGGGGTCACATGGATACCAATAGCTGGAATCTTGTTCCCATTACCTTTCTTCCTTCTAATAAGCATAAGAGAACATCTTCTTCCAAAATTCTTCCCACCTCAATATCTTCAGGAATTAGATGCAGCTGAGTACGAAGAAGTCGCTGGGCTTCCAGTCCATGTAAGGAGTCTGTCATTCAGG GAGAGAGAACAATCTAGCGATGGGGAAAATCCAGACATGGGTTTATCTTCTCAAGAGATATTGGATGAGATAACAACCCACAGAGGCGAGTTGAAGCTGCGATCGGTAAGCTTCCCAGAACAGCAGTTTCCG GTCTACCCAGAAGATCATGGCCAGATATGA
- the LOC131316452 gene encoding probable boron transporter 6 isoform X2, with the protein MDSLRSPFKGVIKDIKGRLPCYKQDWKEACCGFRILAPTAYIFFASALPVIAFGEQLSRETDGSLSTIETLASTAICGIIHSILGGQPLLILGVAEPTVIMYTYLYTFSKGRPELGRELFLAWAGWVCIWTAVLLFLLAIFNACTIISRFTRLAGELFGMLIAVLFIQEAIKGVVSEFSIPKSENPHEEKFQFQWLYTNGLLAIVFSFGVLLTALKSRRARSWRYATGWLRSFIADYGVPLMVLLWTALSYSVPGKVPSGVPRRLFCPLPWEAGSLYHWTVVKDMGKVPVAYIFIAILPAVMIAGLYFFDHSVAAQMAQQKEYNLKNPSSYHYDLFLLGFMTLLCGLLGLPPSNGVLPQSPMHTRSLAVLKRQLIRKKMVKSAKECIKMQASNSEIYGKMQAVFIEMDTSLAQNDSVHKELENLKEAVMNSKDGGEAKGKFDPEKHIDAHLPVRVNEQRVSNLLQSLLVGGAMLAIPVIKMIPTSVLWGYFAYMAIDSLPGNQFWERLLLLFITPRRRFKVLEEVHASFVESVPFRYIATFTLLQLVYFLICFGVTWIPIAGILFPLPFFLLISIREHLLPKFFPPQYLQELDAAEYEEVAGLPVHVRSLSFREREQSSDGENPDMGLSSQEILDEITTHRGELKLRSVSFPEQQFPVYPEDHGQI; encoded by the exons ATGGATAGTTTGAGAAGTCCATTCAAAGGGGTCATCAAAGACATCAAAGGAAGGTTACCATGCTACAAGCAAGACTGGAAAGAGGCTTGTTGTGGCTTTAG GATATTGGCTCCAACTGCATATATCTTTTTTGCTTCTGCTCTTCCTGTTATTGCATTCGGCGAGCAGTTGAGCCGGGAAACAG ACGGAAGCTTGAGCACGATTGAAACTCTTGCTTCTACTGCTATTTGTGGAATCATCCACTCAATACTTGGTGGACAGCCTCTCTTGATTTTAGGAGTTGCAGAACCCACAGTTATTATGTACACTTATCTGTACACATTCAGTAAAGGAAGGCCAGAGTTGGGGCGGGAGCTCTTTCTTGCTTGGGCGGGATG GGTTTGCATCTGGACCGCTGTGCTGCTGTTTCTTCTTGCAATATTCAATGCTTGCACAATCATCTCTAGATTTACAAGGCTTGCGGGGGAACTTTTTGGCATGCTAATTGCTGTTCTTTTCATACAAGAAGCCATTAAG GGGGTTGTGAGCGAGTTTAGTATCCCAAAATCTGAAAATCCGCATGAAGAGAAGTTTCAATTCCAGTGGCTTTATACAAATGGGCTGCTGGCCATTGTTTTctcttttggtgtgcttttaaCTGCTCTGAAGAGCAGACGAGCTAGGTCTTGGCGTTATGCCACAG GGTGGTTGCGAAGTTTCATTGCAGACTATGGCGTTCCCCTTATGGTATTGTTATGGACAGCACTATCTTACAGTGTCCCTGGCAAAGTTCCTTCTGGAGTTCCCAGGAGGCTCTTTTGTCCTCTTCCTTGGGAAGCCGGATCATTGTACCATTGGACGGTGGTCAAG GATATGGGGAAGGTCCCAGTGGCATATATCTTCATTGCCATTCTACCAGCTGTGATGATTGCAGGTTTATACTTCTTTGACCACAGTGTAGCTGCACAGATGGCACAGCAGAAGGAATACAATCTCAAAAACCCCTCCTCTTACCATTATGACTTGTTTTTGCTCGGATTCATG ACTTTACTTTGTGGCTTGCTTGGACTCCCTCCTTCCAACGGAGTCCTCCCTCAATCACCTATGCACACTAGGAGTCTTGCAGTTCTCAAGAGGCAG TTGATTAGAAAGAAGATGGTGAAGAGTGCCAAGGAATGCATTAAAATGCAAGCAAGCAACTCAGAAATCTATGGAAAGATGCAAGCTGTGTTCATTGAGATGGACACTTCTCTAGCT CAAAATGATTCCGTACATAAGGAACTGGAGAACTTGAAAGAGGCAGTAATGAACAGCAAAGATGGAGGAGAAGCTAAGGGAAAATTTGATCCTGAGAAGCACATTGATGCTCACTTGCCTGTCCGAGTTAATGAGCAAAGAGTGAGCAATTTATTGCAATCTCTCCTCGTGGGCGGTGCAATGTTGGCCATACCTGTGATCAAGATGATACCCACCTCAGTTCTTTGGGGATACTTTGCTTACATGGCCATCGATAGCCTCCCTGGTAATCAGTTCTGGGAGAGGTTGTTGCTGCTTTTCATTACTCCTCGTCGTCGTTTTAA AGTCCTGGAAGAGGTCCATGCTTCATTTGTGGAATCGGTTCCATTCAGATACATCGCCACATTTACACTTCTCCAGCTTGTGTATTTCCTGATTTGCTTCGGGGTCACATGGATACCAATAGCTGGAATCTTGTTCCCATTACCTTTCTTCCTTCTAATAAGCATAAGAGAACATCTTCTTCCAAAATTCTTCCCACCTCAATATCTTCAGGAATTAGATGCAGCTGAGTACGAAGAAGTCGCTGGGCTTCCAGTCCATGTAAGGAGTCTGTCATTCAGG GAGAGAGAACAATCTAGCGATGGGGAAAATCCAGACATGGGTTTATCTTCTCAAGAGATATTGGATGAGATAACAACCCACAGAGGCGAGTTGAAGCTGCGATCGGTAAGCTTCCCAGAACAGCAGTTTCCG GTCTACCCAGAAGATCATGGCCAGATATGA